In Papaver somniferum cultivar HN1 chromosome 1, ASM357369v1, whole genome shotgun sequence, a genomic segment contains:
- the LOC113321567 gene encoding protein ORANGE, chloroplastic-like — MLSSGRITVLPLSSSTNPRKTVPIVTIQSNSEFLKSRFFSCNCKRNLKWRSMAMEPDASSFLPPVDSDSAEKNVSGFCIIEGPETVEDFSKMQLQEIQDNIRSRRNKIFLHMEEVRRLRIQQRIRNTELGIVNDVQDGELPDFPSFIPFLPPLTSANLKVYYATCFSLIGGIMIFGGLLAPALELKLGIGGTSYEDFIRNMHLPLQLSEVDPIVASFSGGAVGVISALMVVEINNVKQQEHKRCKYCLGTGYLACARCISSGSLVLVDPKATLDGNDQPLSPPTTERCSNCSGAGKVMCPTCLCTGMAMASEHDPRIDPFD, encoded by the exons CAAGAAAAACAGTTCCTATAGTGACAATTCAATCCAATTCAGAATTCTTAAAATCAAGATTTTTTAGTTGTAACTGTAAACGGAATTTGAAATGGCGATCTATGGCTATGGAACCCGATGCTTCTTCATTTCTTCCTCCTGTTGATTCCGATTCTGCTGAAAAAAATGTTTCCGG ATTTTGTATCATTGAAGGACCAGAAACAGTggaggatttctccaaaatgCAATTGCAAGAAATTCAGGATAATATTCGGAGTCGACGTAATAAAATCTTTCTTCACATGGAAGAG GTTCGAAGGCTAAGAATACAACAGAGAATTAGAAACACTGAACTTGGAATCGTTAACGATGTGCAAGATGGCGAGCTACCTGATTTTCCATCATTTATTCCATTTTTGCCTCCTTTG ACTTCAGCAAATCTCAAGGTGTACTATGCGACTTGTTTCTCTCTTATTGGCGGGATTATGATCTTTGGCGGCCTTCTTGCCCCTGCT TTGGAGCTCAAATTGGGAATTGGGGGAACGTCATATGAAGATTTTATCCGAAATATGCATCTTCCGTTGCAATTGAG CGAGGTTGATCCTATAGTGGCATCCTTCTCAGGAGGCGCAGTCGGGGTAATATCAGCATTGATGGTGGTGGAAATAAACAACGTCAAACAGCAAGAACACAAGAGATGCAAATATTGTCTAGGAACTG GATATCTTGCTTGTGCCCGCTGTATAAGCTCAGGATCTCTTGTTCTTGTTGATCCAAAAGCCACTCTTGACGGTAATGATCAGCCTTTGTCACCACCTACAACTGAAAGATGCTCAAACTGCTCAGGAGCTGGGAAA GTCATGTGTCCTACATGCCTCTGTACTGGAATGGCAATGGCAAGCGAACACGATCCACGAATTGATCCATTCGACTAA